A DNA window from Haliovirga abyssi contains the following coding sequences:
- a CDS encoding ABC transporter substrate-binding protein encodes MKRVLGIFILTAIISTSAFAGFFTGFFNKKEVIRIGHKNFTEQRLLGRMLSVLIEKNTKYKTKVSEFGGTMLINQALKSSQIDISAEYTGTGYMFLLKAHGLKDPKKIYQYVRDESAKQGITWLLPLGFNNTYAFGLTQELAKKYNLEKLSDLNGVAEKLKIGALGDFFSREDGMPGITKTYGFSFKKEVVLDTGLKYIAVKNGQIDVAVVYSTDGMLKKYDLKVLKDDKNFFPPYDAVPRMKTEFANSHPKIVEELKKLGGAFTDEDFQKYNYQIDVLELPEKKVAEDALREKGLIK; translated from the coding sequence ATGAAAAGAGTATTAGGAATATTTATTTTAACAGCAATAATATCAACAAGTGCATTTGCTGGATTTTTTACTGGGTTTTTCAATAAAAAAGAGGTAATAAGAATAGGTCATAAAAATTTTACAGAACAAAGATTACTTGGAAGAATGTTATCAGTGTTAATAGAAAAAAATACAAAGTACAAAACAAAAGTATCTGAATTTGGTGGAACAATGCTTATAAATCAGGCATTAAAGAGTTCTCAAATAGATATTTCAGCAGAATATACAGGAACCGGTTATATGTTTCTTTTAAAAGCACATGGATTAAAAGATCCAAAAAAGATTTATCAATATGTAAGAGATGAATCTGCAAAACAAGGAATAACTTGGTTATTACCATTAGGATTTAATAATACTTATGCATTTGGATTAACACAAGAATTAGCTAAAAAATATAATTTGGAAAAACTTTCTGATCTAAATGGAGTTGCAGAAAAACTTAAAATAGGAGCATTAGGAGATTTTTTTAGCAGAGAAGATGGAATGCCTGGAATTACAAAAACTTATGGATTTTCTTTTAAAAAAGAAGTTGTTTTAGATACAGGATTAAAATATATTGCAGTAAAAAATGGACAAATAGATGTTGCAGTAGTATATTCTACAGATGGAATGCTTAAAAAATATGATCTTAAAGTTTTAAAAGATGATAAAAACTTTTTTCCGCCATATGATGCAGTCCCTAGAATGAAAACTGAATTTGCTAATTCTCATCCAAAAATTGTGGAAGAATTAAAAAAATTAGGTGGAGCATTCACTGATGAAGATTTTCAAAAATATAATTACCAAATAGATGTATTAGAATTACCAGAAAAAAAAGTAGCAGAAGATGCTTTAAGGGAAAAAGGATTGATAAAATAG
- a CDS encoding DUF1456 family protein — MTNNDILRRVRYALDIPDKVLIGCFKEFGEHMEVADVRNLLKKENEEGYVKCSNKQLGMVLDGYIIYKRGRQEPKPGEEPKPRIELTGNNFNNLIMKKLKIALNLRSDDIIDIFNLAGVNVSVSELRSLFRKPGHKNYKECLDSYLRNFLKGLTIHYRGE, encoded by the coding sequence ATGACAAACAATGATATTTTAAGAAGAGTTAGGTATGCATTAGATATACCTGATAAAGTTTTAATAGGGTGTTTTAAAGAATTTGGAGAACATATGGAAGTAGCTGATGTTCGTAATTTATTAAAAAAAGAGAATGAGGAAGGGTATGTAAAATGTAGTAACAAACAATTAGGGATGGTTTTAGATGGATATATTATTTATAAAAGAGGAAGACAAGAACCAAAACCTGGGGAAGAGCCTAAACCACGTATAGAATTAACAGGTAATAATTTTAATAATTTAATTATGAAAAAATTAAAAATAGCATTAAATCTTAGAAGCGATGATATAATTGATATTTTTAATCTAGCAGGTGTAAATGTATCAGTATCTGAATTAAGAAGTCTATTTAGAAAACCTGGACATAAAAATTACAAAGAGTGCCTTGATAGTTATCTTCGTAATTTCCTTAAAGGGTTGACTATTCATTATAGAGGAGAATAA
- a CDS encoding DEAD/DEAH box helicase, whose amino-acid sequence MFESLKRKHFSFDDYRVKDKIYFILKFENERSYIELRDSKGKKVDTDAVIATNEYDNSILQKINEIKEKDEFNINWDDEIENKSERLYLDNNSFLVDYLLKSESFINENKMKIELAEEEINLELIIEKVEEKFKAKINFNNNLDYKIISQTHLYSNGKIYLIKNIGDNYQQLKEFEVEIKDGYLNKFLSIFYSYFTNIKCQVEGFSIKKINSISLKPVIVFEKIDVDKYLHLKIGLNLDNYDFEFFKEFNIKKVVDINEKSKDIYIREVDYNKSVQAFDDLFKMLKKSKDKSEFFIDNDYIIMSNNFAKEFLQKKLHYLINHFELYGSEKLNEYKIKISKPKLTFGLSSSIDYFEGDMEINIEDETFSVVNFLKMYNKDKYIKLTDNSNVIIEKKFVDKLNRIFDEKKGEFNVSFYDLPVIEEMIETQQLKTVFSKEIEVYEGFNEIEKVDLNLKEVDAELRNYQEYGTKWLKYLYENRLGGCLADDMGLGKTLQAIALIKNIYTDKKKIVIVVPTSLIYNWENELKKFTPDLEYAIYYGNNRDFKVFEENKIFITTYGVLRNDIGRIKDIEFDTAILDESQNIKNINSQISKAVLLIKAENRFALSGTPIENHLGELFSLFRFLNPKMFGTVNNFNKKYIVPIQKEGNEDVSKELKKKIYPFILRRKKRDVLKELPEKVEQTLYVDMNTKQKKLYNERRIFFKEVLDKQIEREGVKKSQFFIFQALNELRRITSNPESFSENRITSSKRDLLMENLQDIVSNGRKALVFTNFLNVIEKIEEDLTKEGIKYLVITGATKKRQEIVNLFQNEEEYKVLIMTLKTGGVGLNLTAADSVFIFDPWWNVSAEQQAIDRAHRIGQDKTVFSYKIITKDSIEEKIELLQKKKRELIENIIEEDTMMSKSISESDLEYILGE is encoded by the coding sequence ATGTTTGAAAGTTTAAAAAGAAAACATTTTTCATTTGATGATTACAGAGTAAAAGATAAAATATATTTCATCTTAAAATTTGAAAATGAGAGAAGCTATATTGAACTAAGAGATTCAAAAGGAAAAAAAGTAGATACAGATGCAGTAATAGCAACAAATGAATATGATAACTCTATATTACAAAAAATAAATGAGATAAAAGAAAAAGATGAATTTAATATAAATTGGGATGATGAGATAGAAAATAAAAGTGAAAGATTATATTTGGATAACAATAGTTTTTTAGTGGATTATCTATTAAAAAGTGAGAGTTTTATAAATGAAAATAAAATGAAAATAGAATTAGCAGAAGAAGAGATAAATTTAGAATTAATAATAGAAAAGGTAGAAGAGAAATTTAAAGCTAAAATAAATTTTAATAACAACTTAGATTATAAAATAATATCGCAAACACATTTATATTCAAATGGGAAAATATATCTAATCAAAAATATAGGAGATAACTATCAGCAGTTAAAAGAATTTGAAGTAGAGATAAAGGATGGTTATTTAAATAAATTTTTATCTATTTTTTATTCATATTTTACAAATATAAAATGTCAAGTAGAGGGTTTTAGTATAAAAAAAATTAATAGTATTAGCTTAAAGCCTGTAATAGTATTTGAAAAAATAGATGTAGATAAATATCTTCATTTGAAAATAGGGTTGAATTTAGATAATTATGATTTTGAATTTTTCAAAGAATTTAATATAAAAAAAGTAGTAGATATAAATGAAAAAAGTAAGGATATATATATTCGTGAAGTGGATTATAATAAATCTGTACAAGCATTTGATGATCTATTTAAAATGTTAAAAAAGAGTAAAGATAAAAGTGAGTTTTTTATAGATAACGATTATATAATTATGTCAAATAATTTTGCAAAAGAATTTTTACAAAAAAAATTACACTATTTAATTAACCATTTTGAGCTTTACGGTTCAGAAAAATTAAACGAATATAAAATAAAAATATCGAAGCCAAAATTAACATTTGGATTGTCTAGCTCAATAGATTATTTTGAAGGAGATATGGAAATTAATATAGAAGATGAGACATTTTCAGTTGTAAATTTTTTAAAAATGTATAATAAAGATAAATATATAAAACTTACAGATAATTCAAATGTTATTATAGAGAAAAAATTTGTGGATAAATTAAATAGAATTTTTGATGAAAAAAAAGGAGAATTTAATGTTTCTTTTTATGATTTGCCAGTGATAGAAGAGATGATAGAAACTCAACAATTAAAAACAGTGTTTTCAAAAGAGATAGAGGTATATGAGGGATTTAATGAAATAGAAAAGGTGGATTTGAATTTAAAAGAGGTAGATGCAGAGCTTAGAAATTATCAGGAATATGGAACTAAATGGTTGAAATATCTGTATGAAAATAGATTAGGGGGATGTTTAGCAGACGATATGGGACTTGGTAAAACATTACAAGCCATAGCATTAATAAAAAATATATATACAGATAAGAAAAAAATAGTGATTGTAGTGCCAACAAGCCTTATTTATAATTGGGAAAATGAGCTTAAAAAATTTACACCAGATTTAGAATATGCTATATATTATGGAAATAATAGGGACTTTAAAGTTTTTGAAGAAAACAAAATATTTATTACTACTTATGGAGTGTTGAGAAATGATATAGGTAGAATAAAAGATATAGAGTTTGATACAGCTATTTTGGATGAGTCGCAAAATATTAAAAATATTAATTCACAAATATCAAAAGCTGTATTATTAATAAAAGCAGAAAATAGATTTGCATTAAGTGGTACACCTATTGAAAATCATTTAGGAGAGCTTTTTTCTCTGTTTAGATTTTTAAACCCGAAAATGTTTGGAACTGTAAATAATTTTAATAAAAAATATATTGTTCCAATTCAAAAAGAGGGGAATGAAGATGTATCAAAAGAGTTAAAGAAAAAGATATATCCTTTTATTTTAAGGAGGAAAAAACGAGATGTATTAAAGGAACTGCCTGAAAAAGTGGAACAAACTTTATATGTTGATATGAATACAAAACAAAAAAAATTATATAATGAAAGAAGAATATTTTTTAAAGAAGTATTAGATAAACAGATAGAAAGAGAAGGGGTGAAAAAAAGCCAATTTTTTATATTTCAAGCTTTAAATGAACTTAGAAGGATAACTTCAAATCCTGAATCATTTAGTGAAAATAGAATAACCTCATCAAAAAGAGATTTATTAATGGAAAATTTACAAGATATTGTATCAAATGGAAGGAAAGCGCTTGTTTTCACCAATTTTCTAAATGTAATAGAAAAAATAGAAGAGGATTTGACAAAAGAGGGAATAAAATATTTAGTAATAACAGGAGCAACAAAAAAGAGACAGGAGATAGTAAATTTGTTTCAAAATGAAGAGGAATATAAAGTTTTGATTATGACTTTAAAAACAGGTGGAGTTGGATTAAATCTAACTGCGGCAGATAGTGTATTTATATTTGACCCTTGGTGGAATGTATCAGCAGAGCAACAAGCAATAGACAGAGCACATAGAATAGGACAAGATAAAACTGTATTTAGTTATAAAATAATTACAAAAGATAGTATAGAAGAAAAAATAGAATTATTGCAAAAGAAAAAAAGAGAGTTAATTGAAAATATTATAGAAGAGGATACAATGATGAGTAAAAGCATATCAGAATCTGATTTAGAATATATATTGGGAGAATAA